Proteins encoded within one genomic window of Dyadobacter chenhuakuii:
- the gltB gene encoding glutamate synthase large subunit, which yields MSQMSEPMVENQGLYRPEFEHDACGIGFRANIKGRKSHQIVADAIHMLERMEHRGATGFDPNTGDGAGILIQIPHEFFVEECSKLGFQLPPAGEYGVGMIFFPGNEIMREECRDILSRKAKKLGLHILGYRKVPTLNNTLGEGSLSVEPHVEQLFIKRPDEVTDDLGFERKLYILRQVSARIIRDTVKGVERSFYYSSLSCRTISYKGQLTTAQLKYYFPDLENESVVSALAVVHSRFSTNTFPSWELAQPFRYIAHNGEINTVKGNVNWIRAGEKSFASEFFTKEEMDMIVPICDRNQSDSANLDNAIELLHLSGRSLPHVMMMLIPEAWDGNEQMDPERKAFYEYNAAMMEPWDGPASISFTDGKMVGATLDRNGLRPSRYWVLDDDTIIMASEAGVLDVDQSRVVTKGRLQPGRMFVVDMEQGRIIPDEEIKAAVCSGQPYQKWLDDNKLHVDQLDHPIRTYRAYDDNALLKRQVAFGYTSEDLRMILAPMGQTGQEAIGSMGTDVPLAVLSEQSQHLSNYFKQLFAQVTNPPIDSIRERSIMSLISFVGGTENILTETPKHCRQIALPHPILSVQEFDKLRFVDKDGFQAKTINTYFRADEGGKALERALERICRYATDAIDDGFEILILSDRAIDSDHAPIPSLLATATIHHHLIREGLRGKVGLLVEAGDVWETHHVAALIGYGAAGICPYMAFETLSFMNRKKMIEGEFTDEKLHYNYIKAVNKELLKIFSKMGISTLQSYQGAQIFECVGLNKDVVDKYFTGTISRISGMGISEIAREILVRHKVAYHETPDSKPKLEVGGFYQWKQRGEAHIFNPASVHLLQHSTKTNSYETFKKYSKLIDDQSHKALTLRGLLRFKKGTSIPIEEVEPVESIFKRFATGAMSFGSISWEAHTTLAIAMNRIGGKSNSGEGGEDELRYTPLANGDSMNSQIKQVASGRFGVTSHYLSNAGELQIKTAQGAKPGEGGQLPGFKVDDWIGRTRHSTPGVGLISPPPHHDIYSIEDLAQLIFDLKNANRQARISVKLVSEAGVGTVASGVAKAHADHILISGYDGGTGASPLSSIRHAGLPWELGLAETHQTLVKNKLRGRVTVQADGQLRTGRDLAIAAMLGAEEWGVATAALVAAGCIMMRKCHLNTCPVGVATQNKELRALFSGKPEHVVNMFHFMAEELREIMAQLGFRTVNEMVGQAQYLELRNDIKHWKYKNLNFDAILYKEGDLSVAQFKQEEQDHGIDSIIDWDLIKAAQPALDSQEEIYAEFALNNLNRSVGTMLSNEISKKYGGAGLAKGNIHFKFRGTAGQSFGAFNTAGLRLELEGDANDYFGKGLCGAELIVYPDRDSKFKPEENIIIGNVAFYGATSGDAYIRGTAGERFCVRNSGAKVVVEGVGDHGLEYMTGGLAVILGETGRNFAAGMSGGVAYVLDKNGTFKEKVNMEMVSLDPLNEEDQGILREYLDKHFQYTTSNIAFQLIQNWEQSVKQFVKVLPADFKKALEGRNITLAQQIADKNVVYKDIVVDVVHQ from the coding sequence ATGTCGCAAATGTCTGAACCAATGGTAGAAAATCAGGGACTGTACCGTCCGGAATTTGAGCATGATGCATGTGGTATAGGTTTCCGGGCTAACATTAAGGGCCGCAAGTCACACCAGATCGTGGCTGACGCCATTCACATGCTCGAACGCATGGAGCATAGGGGTGCTACCGGTTTCGATCCGAACACGGGTGATGGCGCAGGCATTTTGATTCAGATTCCACACGAGTTCTTTGTTGAAGAATGTTCAAAGCTTGGTTTTCAATTGCCGCCAGCGGGTGAGTATGGCGTGGGGATGATCTTTTTTCCGGGCAACGAAATCATGCGCGAGGAATGCCGCGACATTCTGAGCCGTAAAGCCAAAAAGCTTGGATTGCATATATTAGGTTACAGAAAAGTGCCAACATTAAACAACACATTGGGCGAGGGTTCATTGTCTGTTGAACCGCATGTTGAGCAATTGTTTATCAAACGTCCGGACGAAGTAACGGACGATCTTGGGTTTGAAAGAAAGCTTTACATCCTGCGCCAGGTTTCTGCGCGGATTATCAGAGATACGGTTAAGGGCGTGGAAAGAAGCTTTTACTATTCTTCCCTATCCTGCCGCACGATCTCATACAAAGGTCAGCTTACGACTGCCCAGCTAAAATATTACTTCCCGGATCTGGAAAACGAATCGGTGGTTTCGGCCCTTGCGGTTGTTCACTCGCGTTTTTCTACCAATACATTCCCTTCGTGGGAGCTTGCTCAGCCGTTCCGCTACATTGCGCATAATGGTGAGATCAACACCGTAAAAGGAAATGTGAACTGGATCCGTGCCGGGGAAAAATCATTCGCTTCTGAGTTTTTTACAAAAGAAGAAATGGACATGATCGTCCCGATTTGCGACAGAAACCAATCTGACTCTGCAAACCTGGACAATGCCATTGAATTGCTGCACCTTTCGGGCCGCTCATTACCGCACGTAATGATGATGCTGATTCCTGAGGCTTGGGACGGAAATGAGCAGATGGATCCGGAACGCAAAGCATTTTACGAATACAATGCTGCGATGATGGAGCCTTGGGATGGTCCGGCTTCGATCTCGTTCACAGATGGTAAAATGGTGGGCGCAACGCTTGACCGTAACGGTCTTCGCCCTTCACGTTACTGGGTTTTGGACGATGATACGATCATTATGGCGTCTGAGGCTGGCGTTTTGGATGTGGATCAGTCAAGGGTTGTTACCAAAGGTCGTTTGCAGCCAGGACGCATGTTCGTCGTGGATATGGAGCAAGGCCGCATTATTCCGGATGAAGAAATTAAAGCAGCAGTTTGTTCAGGTCAGCCTTATCAGAAATGGCTGGATGATAACAAGTTGCACGTAGATCAGCTGGATCACCCGATCCGGACTTACCGCGCTTATGACGACAATGCATTGCTGAAACGTCAGGTTGCATTTGGTTACACTTCAGAAGATTTACGCATGATCCTGGCTCCTATGGGACAAACAGGTCAGGAAGCGATCGGTTCGATGGGAACGGATGTGCCTTTGGCCGTGCTTTCGGAGCAAAGCCAGCATTTGTCTAATTATTTCAAACAGCTTTTTGCACAAGTTACCAACCCACCGATTGACTCGATCCGCGAACGTTCGATTATGTCGCTGATTTCGTTTGTGGGTGGAACAGAAAATATATTAACCGAGACGCCGAAACATTGTCGCCAGATCGCGCTGCCGCATCCGATTTTGTCGGTGCAGGAGTTTGATAAACTGCGTTTTGTAGATAAAGACGGCTTCCAGGCGAAAACTATTAACACCTATTTCCGCGCTGACGAAGGCGGAAAAGCGCTGGAAAGGGCATTGGAGCGCATATGCCGCTATGCAACGGACGCAATCGATGACGGATTTGAAATCCTGATCCTTTCCGACCGTGCGATTGACTCGGATCACGCGCCAATTCCTTCGCTACTAGCCACTGCAACCATTCACCACCATCTGATCCGTGAAGGATTGAGAGGAAAAGTAGGGTTATTGGTTGAAGCGGGAGACGTTTGGGAAACACATCACGTTGCCGCCTTGATCGGTTATGGTGCAGCGGGAATTTGCCCTTATATGGCATTTGAAACACTTTCTTTCATGAATCGCAAGAAGATGATTGAAGGTGAGTTTACGGATGAAAAACTGCATTACAACTACATTAAGGCCGTTAATAAGGAGCTTTTGAAGATTTTCTCCAAAATGGGAATTTCAACATTGCAGTCTTACCAAGGCGCTCAGATCTTCGAATGCGTTGGTTTGAATAAAGATGTGGTTGATAAATATTTCACAGGAACCATTTCCCGCATCAGTGGAATGGGCATTTCTGAGATTGCGCGTGAAATCCTGGTGCGTCACAAAGTGGCTTACCACGAAACACCGGATTCGAAACCGAAGCTGGAAGTCGGTGGATTTTACCAATGGAAACAACGCGGAGAAGCGCACATTTTCAACCCGGCTTCCGTCCATTTGTTGCAGCATTCTACGAAAACAAACAGTTACGAAACATTTAAGAAATACTCAAAACTGATTGATGATCAGAGCCATAAGGCGTTAACGCTTCGCGGTTTGCTTCGTTTCAAAAAAGGAACGAGCATTCCAATTGAAGAAGTGGAACCGGTGGAAAGCATTTTCAAACGGTTTGCTACGGGAGCCATGTCATTTGGTTCTATTTCGTGGGAAGCGCATACGACATTGGCCATTGCCATGAACAGGATCGGTGGAAAATCGAACTCTGGCGAAGGCGGCGAGGACGAATTGCGTTACACGCCTTTGGCAAATGGCGACAGCATGAATTCGCAGATTAAGCAGGTTGCTTCGGGACGTTTCGGGGTTACCAGCCACTATCTGAGCAATGCTGGCGAGTTACAGATCAAAACAGCACAGGGTGCAAAACCAGGTGAAGGTGGACAGCTTCCAGGCTTTAAAGTGGATGACTGGATCGGCCGCACGCGTCACTCGACGCCGGGCGTAGGCTTGATCTCTCCCCCGCCCCACCACGATATTTACTCGATTGAGGATTTGGCTCAGTTGATCTTTGACCTTAAAAATGCAAACCGTCAGGCGCGTATCAGTGTAAAACTGGTTTCGGAAGCCGGTGTCGGAACGGTTGCTTCGGGTGTTGCGAAAGCGCATGCGGACCACATTCTGATCTCAGGTTACGACGGCGGAACGGGTGCTTCCCCATTGAGCTCGATCCGTCACGCAGGTTTGCCTTGGGAGCTTGGTCTTGCGGAAACGCACCAGACTTTGGTTAAAAACAAATTGCGCGGACGGGTTACCGTTCAGGCTGATGGTCAGCTTCGTACAGGTCGCGACCTTGCGATTGCGGCGATGTTGGGCGCGGAAGAATGGGGCGTGGCGACGGCTGCATTGGTTGCGGCAGGTTGCATTATGATGCGCAAATGCCATTTGAACACTTGCCCTGTCGGCGTAGCAACACAAAATAAAGAATTGCGCGCATTGTTCTCGGGTAAGCCTGAGCACGTGGTGAACATGTTCCATTTCATGGCCGAAGAGTTGCGCGAAATCATGGCACAACTTGGTTTCCGGACTGTAAATGAGATGGTTGGCCAGGCTCAATATCTCGAACTGCGTAACGATATCAAACATTGGAAATACAAAAACCTAAATTTCGACGCCATATTATATAAAGAAGGCGATCTTTCAGTGGCTCAGTTCAAACAGGAAGAACAGGATCACGGCATCGACAGCATTATCGACTGGGATCTGATCAAGGCGGCGCAACCTGCGCTGGACAGCCAGGAGGAAATTTATGCCGAGTTTGCATTGAACAACCTGAACCGTTCGGTTGGAACAATGTTATCGAACGAGATTTCAAAAAAATACGGCGGTGCTGGTCTTGCAAAAGGCAACATTCATTTCAAATTCCGTGGAACGGCCGGACAAAGTTTTGGTGCATTTAACACAGCCGGGCTTCGTCTGGAACTGGAAGGCGACGCCAATGACTATTTCGGAAAAGGACTTTGCGGCGCTGAACTGATTGTTTATCCAGACCGCGACTCGAAATTCAAGCCGGAAGAGAACATTATCATTGGTAACGTTGCTTTCTACGGCGCAACGTCGGGCGATGCTTATATCAGAGGAACAGCCGGAGAACGTTTCTGTGTGCGTAACTCAGGTGCGAAAGTGGTTGTTGAAGGCGTTGGTGACCACGGTCTGGAATACATGACGGGCGGTTTGGCTGTGATTCTTGGTGAAACAGGAAGAAACTTCGCGGCCGGGATGTCGGGCGGTGTGGCTTATGTTTTGGATAAAAACGGCACATTCAAAGAGAAAGTGAACATGGAAATGGTTTCACTGGATCCACTTAACGAAGAAGATCAGGGCATTTTGCGCGAATATCTGGACAAACATTTCCAGTATACAACCAGCAACATTGCATTCCAGCTGATCCAGAACTGGGAACAATCTGTGAAGCAATTTGTGAAAGTGTTGCCTGCCGATTTCAAGAAAGCTTTGGAAGGACGCAACATTACATTGGCGCAGCAGATTGCCGATAAGAATGTGGTTTACAAAGATATCGTTGTGGATGTAGTTCATCAATAA
- a CDS encoding polysaccharide deacetylase family protein, translating to MFLHHSPFWLKAFFPGFIWRVPTQEKKIYLTFDDGPIPDITESVLETLARYKAKATFFCIGNNVEKHPEIYKQLLDNQHAIGNHTFNHMNGWKTEDAVYLDNIKQCEKQLNVPTNLFRPPYGRIKKSQSRVVKSERAIIMWDVLSGDFSKEITQEICLRKSIQYTRPGSIVLFHDSVKAAPNMQYALPRFLEHFSNEGFTFEAMAMK from the coding sequence ATGTTTTTACACCATTCGCCTTTCTGGCTGAAAGCGTTTTTCCCAGGCTTTATCTGGCGCGTTCCGACGCAGGAAAAAAAGATTTACCTAACCTTTGACGACGGCCCTATTCCCGACATTACCGAGTCTGTTCTGGAAACATTGGCACGTTATAAGGCGAAAGCGACCTTTTTTTGCATTGGAAATAATGTGGAGAAACATCCGGAGATCTACAAACAACTACTTGATAATCAACATGCGATAGGCAATCACACATTCAATCACATGAATGGCTGGAAGACTGAGGATGCAGTGTATCTCGACAACATTAAGCAATGTGAGAAGCAGCTGAATGTGCCGACGAATCTATTCAGGCCACCTTATGGACGGATCAAAAAAAGCCAGTCGCGTGTTGTTAAAAGTGAGCGCGCCATTATCATGTGGGATGTTTTAAGCGGGGATTTTTCCAAAGAAATTACACAGGAAATTTGTCTGCGAAAATCGATTCAATATACCCGGCCTGGCTCAATTGTTTTGTTCCACGACAGCGTCAAAGCCGCACCTAACATGCAATACGCGCTTCCGAGGTTTTTGGAGCATTTCAGTAATGAGGGATTTACATTCGAAGCAATGGCGATGAAGTGA
- a CDS encoding glutamate synthase subunit beta, whose product MGKPTGFLEFERELPKKRSVDERLSDYREIETAPTDSHSKQQAARCMDCGIPFCHNGCPLGNIIPEFNDAVYDENWALAYEILSSTNNFPEFTGRICPAPCESSCVLGINKPPVAIEYIEKAIIEKAFELGLVKPRIPKFRTGRKVAVIGSGPAGMAAAYQLNQAGHSVVLMERADKIGGLVRYGIPDFKLDKGVIDRRLAVMEAEGVEFRTNVNVGVTVKANELLDEFDAVLLTMGSTVPRDVKIEGRHLKGVHFAMEFLSQQNKRVAGIDPAVDHRGAPYTNGQIIAKDKHVVVIGGGDTGSDCVGTSGRHGAASITQIELMPIPPKDRDASTPWPNWPMMLRTSTSHEEGCDRHWSINTKEFVGDENGNLKELKIVDLDWQKDPETGRMQMKEVAGSERNIPCDLAFLAAGFLHPQQEGLLNDLEVEFDERGNIKTNGYQSTSNEKVFAAGDCRRGQSLVVWAISEGREAARSVDEYLMGQSFLEAKAVSMFNPAFAHA is encoded by the coding sequence ATGGGAAAACCAACCGGATTTTTAGAGTTTGAAAGGGAGTTGCCAAAGAAAAGAAGTGTTGACGAACGTCTTTCGGATTACCGCGAGATTGAAACTGCCCCAACTGACTCTCATTCCAAACAGCAGGCAGCCCGTTGCATGGACTGCGGAATCCCTTTTTGCCACAATGGCTGCCCGCTAGGCAACATTATCCCCGAGTTCAACGACGCGGTGTATGATGAAAACTGGGCGCTGGCTTACGAAATTTTGTCATCGACCAACAACTTCCCTGAATTTACGGGAAGGATATGCCCTGCCCCATGCGAATCTTCTTGCGTTCTTGGCATTAACAAGCCACCAGTGGCGATTGAATACATTGAAAAAGCGATCATTGAGAAAGCTTTTGAACTAGGCCTTGTAAAACCAAGAATCCCAAAATTCCGCACCGGCAGAAAAGTGGCTGTTATCGGTTCCGGACCTGCAGGAATGGCGGCTGCTTACCAGCTTAACCAAGCCGGACATTCGGTTGTTTTGATGGAACGCGCTGATAAAATCGGTGGACTGGTTCGTTACGGAATTCCTGATTTCAAGCTGGATAAAGGCGTTATTGACCGTCGTTTGGCAGTTATGGAAGCCGAAGGCGTTGAATTCCGCACGAATGTGAATGTGGGTGTTACTGTGAAAGCAAATGAATTGCTGGATGAGTTCGATGCAGTTTTATTGACAATGGGATCGACGGTTCCAAGAGATGTAAAAATCGAAGGACGTCATTTGAAAGGCGTACACTTTGCGATGGAATTCCTGAGCCAGCAAAACAAACGCGTTGCCGGAATCGATCCAGCAGTGGATCACCGCGGAGCGCCTTACACAAACGGACAGATCATTGCGAAAGACAAACACGTGGTGGTAATCGGTGGCGGTGACACGGGTTCTGACTGCGTAGGAACGTCCGGCCGTCATGGTGCAGCTTCCATTACACAAATTGAATTGATGCCGATTCCTCCAAAAGATCGTGATGCGAGCACGCCTTGGCCAAACTGGCCGATGATGTTGCGGACTTCAACTTCGCACGAGGAAGGCTGCGACAGACATTGGTCTATCAATACAAAAGAATTTGTTGGCGACGAAAACGGCAATTTAAAAGAATTGAAAATCGTTGACCTCGATTGGCAAAAAGATCCAGAAACGGGCCGGATGCAAATGAAAGAAGTAGCAGGAAGCGAAAGAAACATTCCTTGCGACCTGGCATTTTTGGCAGCCGGATTCTTGCACCCGCAACAAGAAGGCCTTCTGAATGACCTGGAAGTGGAATTTGACGAGCGCGGCAATATTAAAACAAACGGTTATCAATCAACTTCCAACGAAAAAGTGTTCGCAGCCGGTGACTGCCGCCGTGGACAATCTTTGGTTGTGTGGGCGATCAGCGAAGGACGCGAAGCTGCAAGATCGGTTGATGAATATCTGATGGGACAATCGTTCCTGGAAGCAAAAGCGGTTTCCATGTTCAACCCTGCATTTGCGCATGCCTGA
- a CDS encoding phosphoribosylaminoimidazolesuccinocarboxamide synthase, with translation MNSIPETNFQFPGQTAFYKGKVRDVYSFEKKLVMVASDRISAFDVILPRAIPYKGQVLNQIAAHFLNATSGIVPNWLQEVPDPNVSIGLKCQAYPVEMVVRGYLAGHAWREYSLGKRSVCGVSLPDGLKENDKLPQPIITPTTKAHEGHDEDISREEILAQGLVSEDDYEHLEKYTLALFAKGTEMAADQGLILVDTKYEFGQLDGIIYLIDEIHTPDSSRYFYADVYAENQRAGLPQKQLSKEFVREWLIQNGFQGKEGQTVPVMDDERIQLISDRYIELFEKVTGNKFQKNNLDDPLKRIENAILRAL, from the coding sequence ATGAATAGCATTCCAGAAACCAACTTTCAATTTCCTGGCCAGACAGCGTTTTACAAAGGAAAAGTGCGCGACGTTTATTCCTTCGAGAAAAAACTTGTGATGGTTGCCAGCGACCGCATTTCGGCTTTCGACGTGATCCTGCCTCGGGCAATTCCATATAAAGGACAGGTTTTGAACCAAATAGCGGCACATTTCCTCAATGCTACGTCGGGCATTGTCCCTAACTGGCTCCAAGAAGTGCCAGATCCGAATGTGAGCATTGGCTTGAAATGCCAGGCTTATCCTGTGGAAATGGTGGTGCGCGGCTATCTGGCGGGACATGCGTGGCGGGAATATTCGCTTGGAAAGCGCTCGGTATGCGGCGTTTCTTTGCCGGATGGATTGAAAGAAAATGATAAACTTCCCCAGCCCATTATTACGCCAACCACGAAAGCGCACGAAGGACACGACGAGGACATTTCGCGCGAAGAAATCCTTGCGCAGGGCCTGGTAAGCGAAGATGATTACGAGCATTTGGAAAAATATACGCTTGCGCTTTTTGCCAAAGGAACCGAAATGGCTGCCGATCAGGGGCTGATCCTGGTGGATACAAAATATGAGTTTGGCCAACTGGATGGCATAATTTACCTCATTGACGAAATCCACACGCCGGATTCATCGCGCTATTTCTATGCAGACGTATATGCGGAAAACCAGCGGGCGGGACTTCCCCAGAAACAGCTTAGCAAGGAATTTGTAAGAGAGTGGCTCATTCAGAATGGCTTTCAAGGAAAAGAGGGTCAGACTGTTCCGGTGATGGACGATGAGCGCATTCAGCTAATCTCGGACCGTTACATTGAGTTATTTGAAAAAGTAACAGGCAATAAATTCCAGAAAAACAATCTGGACGATCCATTGAAAAGAATAGAAAACGCCATTTTGAGAGCGTTGTAA
- a CDS encoding asparaginase, protein MSYSKIHINPISPEPTVGSVLVIYTGGTLGMVYETKGKQLVPFNFDQIIDRVPEISRLNFDITFLSLSEPIDSSNMNPEIWIELATIIEQEYAQYDSFVILHGTDTMAYTASALSFLLDNLNKPVILTGAQLPIGVARSDARENVITALELAAAKNENGQPMISEVCIYFNSMLLRGNRSKKRESSDFNAFHSENYPALANAGVRIEYNLPYIKSYEPNQQLTVHKHMDNHVAFLKMFPGISQLVVDSILNIKGLKGIVLETYGAGNANTAPWFLDAISSAIARNILIFNVSQCDGGRVAQGHYETSRFLKQAGVVSGSDITPEAAITKMMYVFGKEQDVEKCKEMLAMPLRGEMSI, encoded by the coding sequence ATGTCATATAGCAAAATCCACATTAATCCCATTTCTCCCGAGCCAACCGTAGGCTCCGTGCTAGTCATTTACACCGGCGGAACATTGGGAATGGTCTACGAAACCAAAGGAAAGCAACTCGTCCCATTCAATTTCGACCAGATCATCGACCGCGTTCCTGAGATCAGCAGGCTCAATTTTGACATAACATTCCTCTCCCTGTCCGAGCCCATCGACTCATCAAACATGAACCCCGAAATCTGGATCGAGCTGGCGACGATCATTGAACAGGAATATGCGCAATACGACAGCTTCGTTATCCTGCACGGCACGGACACAATGGCCTATACAGCCTCCGCACTTAGTTTTTTACTCGACAATCTCAACAAACCCGTCATTCTCACCGGCGCACAACTGCCCATCGGCGTCGCTCGTTCGGACGCCCGGGAGAATGTAATCACCGCATTGGAACTCGCCGCAGCCAAAAATGAAAACGGCCAGCCGATGATTTCGGAAGTTTGTATTTATTTCAATTCAATGTTGCTCCGCGGCAATCGCAGCAAAAAGCGCGAAAGCTCCGATTTCAATGCGTTCCACTCCGAAAACTATCCCGCACTCGCTAACGCCGGCGTGAGGATTGAATATAATTTACCCTACATTAAGTCTTACGAACCCAACCAGCAACTGACGGTCCACAAACACATGGACAATCATGTCGCATTCCTGAAAATGTTCCCGGGAATCAGTCAGTTAGTGGTCGATTCCATCCTCAATATCAAAGGCTTAAAAGGCATCGTTCTGGAAACATACGGAGCTGGCAACGCCAACACCGCGCCATGGTTCCTCGATGCCATCAGCAGCGCCATTGCCAGAAACATCCTCATTTTCAACGTCTCCCAATGCGACGGCGGCCGCGTAGCCCAAGGCCACTACGAAACCAGCCGCTTCCTCAAACAAGCCGGCGTAGTAAGCGGCTCCGACATCACCCCCGAAGCCGCCATCACCAAAATGATGTATGTGTTTG
- a CDS encoding STAS domain-containing protein, with protein MNYKLEKKEQFVYIELEEPAFAGDVPAAFEETAREIFREGYHNLIVNMQPVKSVDAAGTAILKKINWLCANDLGLLVIVTRDDDFMDLLEDLKIPDMEVLPSKEEAIDAVFMHSLENEFGTGDDGYDDEDYDNVSESKEP; from the coding sequence ATGAACTATAAACTGGAAAAGAAAGAACAATTCGTATATATAGAGCTGGAAGAGCCCGCATTTGCTGGTGACGTCCCGGCGGCATTTGAGGAAACGGCGCGCGAAATTTTCCGTGAAGGTTACCACAATCTGATCGTCAATATGCAGCCTGTGAAATCGGTGGATGCGGCAGGAACTGCAATTTTGAAAAAGATAAACTGGCTCTGTGCCAATGACCTTGGCCTGCTCGTGATCGTGACGCGGGATGATGATTTTATGGACTTGCTGGAAGATCTGAAAATTCCGGATATGGAAGTTTTACCATCCAAAGAGGAAGCCATTGACGCCGTTTTCATGCATAGTCTGGAGAACGAATTCGGTACGGGTGACGATGGGTATGATGATGAGGATTACGACAATGTAAGCGAATCCAAAGAGCCATAA
- a CDS encoding glycosyltransferase — translation MLQTGNRIKVSVLVAARNEENNIERCLKSLHELDFPKENIEIIIGDDDSEDLTEELIAGFIWDKHQFKCLKITKQVAGLKGKANVLAQLAHEAKGDYLFYCDADITVAPTWVKGMLRHFKEKTGVVVGLTRMKKSHLRADLLSTEWLFALSVARFFSLFKIPMTGMGNNMAVAREAYFAVGGYEKLGFSIVEDYTLFMGIAKGGYDFKMAYHRDILNVSEPVTSFAELLKQRKRWMQGVMQSFWVTKWSLILSSLIVPIFLILSVWFPIEPWIGIGRYYVLITTISLISIVLLRQFDLWKAALLFWFHMTLIGWIMLANYFLPGKTVWKGREY, via the coding sequence ATGCTTCAAACCGGCAATCGCATTAAAGTGAGCGTGCTCGTCGCGGCACGTAACGAAGAAAATAATATTGAAAGATGTCTCAAATCGCTGCATGAACTCGATTTTCCGAAAGAAAATATTGAAATCATTATCGGCGACGACGATTCCGAAGACCTTACCGAAGAGCTTATAGCCGGATTTATTTGGGACAAACACCAGTTTAAATGCCTTAAAATCACGAAGCAAGTTGCGGGATTAAAGGGAAAAGCCAATGTGCTGGCGCAGCTTGCGCACGAAGCCAAAGGTGATTATCTGTTCTATTGTGACGCCGACATTACCGTTGCGCCAACTTGGGTAAAGGGCATGCTAAGGCATTTTAAAGAGAAAACCGGCGTCGTAGTCGGCCTTACGCGCATGAAAAAAAGCCATTTACGAGCAGATCTTTTGTCAACCGAATGGCTGTTTGCGCTGAGTGTCGCTCGCTTTTTTTCTTTGTTCAAAATTCCAATGACCGGCATGGGTAACAACATGGCCGTGGCTCGGGAAGCGTATTTCGCCGTTGGCGGTTATGAAAAGCTTGGGTTTTCCATTGTGGAGGATTACACGCTATTTATGGGCATCGCAAAAGGCGGCTATGATTTCAAAATGGCGTATCACAGGGACATTCTGAATGTTTCCGAACCCGTTACCAGCTTTGCAGAGTTGCTGAAACAGCGGAAACGTTGGATGCAGGGCGTTATGCAGTCGTTTTGGGTGACCAAATGGAGCCTGATCCTGTCATCCTTGATCGTTCCCATATTTCTGATTCTCTCCGTATGGTTTCCTATCGAGCCGTGGATCGGGATAGGGCGCTATTACGTGCTGATCACGACTATTTCGCTGATTTCCATTGTGTTGTTGCGGCAATTTGACCTTTGGAAAGCCGCGCTGCTGTTCTGGTTTCACATGACGCTGATCGGGTGGATTATGCTGGCCAATTACTTTTTACCTGGAAAAACCGTCTGGAAAGGACGTGAATATTAA
- a CDS encoding TatD family hydrolase → MIETHAHIYSDDYAQDRDAMLDRAWNAGIEQIWMPNCDHATIPGMMELAERFPGKCLPMIGLHPTYVKDDFETELTIIEEWLEKASFIAIGEIGMDLFWDKTFREQQEKAFLYQCKLARKHKLWIDIHSRSAFWETVKLIEEFGDPNLKGIFHCFTGTLDEANKAIELGFKLGIGGVATFKNGGLDKVIPFVDIEHLVLETDAPYLAPVPYRGKRNEVAYIDLVAQRVADLKQITKQEAIIATSENARKMLVKAS, encoded by the coding sequence ATGATTGAGACCCACGCACATATATACAGTGACGATTATGCTCAGGACCGCGATGCCATGCTTGATCGCGCCTGGAATGCAGGCATAGAGCAGATTTGGATGCCCAATTGCGACCACGCCACCATTCCCGGCATGATGGAACTGGCCGAACGCTTCCCCGGCAAATGCCTGCCGATGATCGGCTTGCATCCGACGTATGTAAAAGATGATTTTGAGACAGAACTTACCATCATCGAAGAATGGCTCGAAAAAGCCAGCTTTATAGCCATCGGTGAAATCGGGATGGATTTATTTTGGGATAAAACATTCCGGGAACAGCAGGAAAAGGCATTTTTATATCAATGCAAACTGGCAAGAAAACACAAACTCTGGATCGACATTCATAGCAGAAGCGCATTTTGGGAAACTGTAAAACTCATTGAAGAATTTGGAGATCCCAACCTGAAAGGCATTTTCCACTGCTTTACCGGAACATTGGATGAAGCCAACAAAGCCATTGAACTCGGTTTCAAACTCGGCATCGGCGGCGTCGCGACATTCAAAAACGGCGGCTTGGATAAAGTCATTCCTTTTGTTGACATTGAACATTTAGTTTTGGAAACGGATGCGCCCTACCTGGCGCCCGTTCCTTACCGCGGCAAAAGAAATGAGGTTGCTTACATCGATCTCGTTGCCCAGCGCGTGGCCGATTTGAAACAGATTACCAAGCAGGAAGCCATTATTGCCACCAGTGAAAACGCCAGAAAAATGCTTGTAAAAGCATCCTAG